A single Methanospirillum lacunae DNA region contains:
- a CDS encoding SagB/ThcOx family dehydrogenase has translation MTQKQIMFQICGIFFGLIILCIIQAAVFAQDIPLISQQTFKIPDISGVQGDTNVFSLPSPDHSKSATLDEVLQNRRSVREYQNISISAQELSNLLWAAQGITDGNSGKRTAPSGQQIYPITLHVAVNRGDDVPTGVYTYHVSGHQLIRELDKTGEQNLIEALGQKSVTSSAACIIMSGNYSPYQKFDTDMANQSMYLEAGHIAQNILLELTSLDLSGVPLAGFNYENVGNVLGLDSDHPVLYGIAFGK, from the coding sequence ATGACGCAAAAACAGATAATGTTTCAGATATGTGGAATATTTTTTGGATTAATTATTCTGTGCATTATTCAAGCCGCTGTCTTTGCTCAAGATATTCCTTTAATTTCACAGCAGACTTTTAAGATTCCTGATATCTCTGGTGTACAAGGAGATACGAACGTTTTTTCTCTCCCATCTCCTGATCACTCAAAGTCAGCCACGCTTGATGAAGTCCTTCAAAATCGCCGGTCAGTCAGGGAATACCAGAATATCTCGATATCGGCACAGGAACTATCAAATCTTCTCTGGGCTGCCCAGGGGATCACCGATGGAAACAGTGGGAAGCGCACTGCACCATCTGGACAGCAAATTTACCCGATAACACTTCATGTTGCTGTCAATCGGGGAGATGATGTTCCAACCGGTGTATATACTTACCACGTATCTGGTCATCAGTTAATCAGAGAATTGGATAAAACGGGAGAACAGAATCTGATAGAGGCCCTGGGACAAAAAAGTGTAACCTCCAGTGCGGCTTGTATCATAATGAGTGGTAATTATTCTCCATACCAGAAATTTGACACCGATATGGCGAATCAGAGCATGTATCTGGAAGCTGGTCATATAGCACAGAATATTCTGCTTGAACTCACATCCCTGGATCTTTCAGGTGTTCCACTTGCAGGGTTTAATTATGAGAACGTTGGAAATGTACTGGGTCTTGATTCGGATCACCCGGTTCTCTATGGAATCGCTTTTGGAAAGTAA
- a CDS encoding carboxypeptidase-like regulatory domain-containing protein — protein MVSNRYKFLKKMSLISIVSVVVLLLIGIPVSASLDDDEDYPIEAYANPNNPYGWGNAPPYLAEVSSTLTIEPLNTRSPSSSITSKPILGKVQVTISPFSVSMGDKTLHEIVGYVSGTTTGVTFTIAGKKDSDSEFSDITQIIPDEKGLFVWAVPSSQSSTDLFRVSARSGSLEATSNAIRFTDENNQITADPIVTPVKKSSAIIKPAPSTDQTIIPISGNQEEYGLSHLTISASTTTPAVGETVTVTGKLIDQNGKGISGATVTMDETGYSGEDPLTTTQTSSDGSFKFTVGVSYAYTVGMQAHYDGDKTHSSADSNTIMFSAH, from the coding sequence ATGGTATCAAATCGTTACAAGTTTCTCAAAAAAATGTCTCTTATTAGTATCGTATCTGTTGTTGTACTGCTTCTAATCGGTATACCGGTTTCAGCGTCTCTTGATGACGATGAAGATTATCCAATTGAAGCATACGCAAACCCAAATAACCCGTATGGCTGGGGAAATGCCCCACCATATTTAGCTGAAGTCTCTTCCACACTGACAATTGAACCGCTTAATACCCGCAGTCCGTCTTCTTCCATCACTTCAAAGCCGATCCTGGGTAAGGTTCAGGTAACAATTTCTCCATTCTCTGTGTCAATGGGAGATAAAACACTACACGAGATTGTAGGGTATGTCAGTGGAACCACTACAGGGGTAACTTTCACCATCGCTGGAAAAAAAGATTCTGATTCTGAATTTTCCGATATTACTCAGATAATACCTGATGAAAAGGGACTATTTGTCTGGGCAGTACCAAGTTCCCAAAGTAGCACAGATCTCTTTAGGGTGTCTGCACGGTCTGGAAGTCTGGAAGCAACCTCAAATGCAATCAGGTTCACAGATGAGAATAACCAAATAACTGCTGATCCTATTGTCACTCCGGTTAAAAAATCATCTGCCATAATTAAACCTGCTCCTTCCACAGATCAGACGATAATCCCAATTTCAGGCAATCAGGAAGAGTATGGTCTGTCTCATCTCACCATCAGTGCGAGCACAACAACCCCGGCAGTCGGTGAGACCGTAACAGTTACCGGCAAACTTATTGATCAGAATGGGAAGGGGATCAGCGGAGCTACAGTGACCATGGATGAAACCGGGTACTCAGGTGAGGATCCATTAACAACGACCCAGACTAGTTCTGATGGAAGTTTTAAATTTACCGTCGGGGTTTCCTATGCATATACCGTAGGAATGCAGGCCCATTATGATGGTGACAAAACACATTCTTCAGCAGATAGCAATACTATCATGTTTTCTGCCCATTAA
- a CDS encoding DUF2284 domain-containing protein: MTGTNSITSDISHEFQYLIEKARSLGASEAKVILTSDIVVENRVALKCRTGCIGYGKKLTCPPYVPTPEEFRKILSEYTYALLVGFISPAHADEDVICSIYRYWLDPKAPADKKEKATQFWTDHFNGTGSFAPVMLELERTAFNAGNALALALINGSCRLCKTCNIKEGICIHPTQARIPEHALGVNMIKTAEKAGMPIKFPVQGHPELRALLLID, translated from the coding sequence ATGACTGGTACTAATTCTATTACTTCAGATATTTCTCATGAATTTCAATATCTTATCGAAAAAGCCCGCTCTCTTGGTGCTTCAGAAGCAAAGGTAATCCTTACATCTGATATAGTCGTTGAGAATAGAGTTGCACTCAAATGTCGGACTGGCTGTATTGGATATGGTAAGAAACTTACCTGTCCTCCATATGTTCCAACTCCTGAAGAATTTAGAAAAATATTATCTGAATATACATATGCCCTCCTTGTAGGGTTTATTTCACCGGCACATGCTGATGAGGATGTAATCTGTTCGATATACCGGTACTGGCTTGATCCGAAAGCCCCGGCAGATAAAAAAGAGAAAGCAACCCAGTTCTGGACTGATCATTTCAATGGAACAGGATCTTTTGCTCCGGTAATGCTTGAACTGGAACGGACTGCTTTTAATGCAGGAAATGCCCTTGCTCTGGCGCTCATAAACGGCTCATGCAGGCTATGTAAAACCTGTAATATTAAAGAAGGAATCTGTATTCATCCGACACAGGCACGAATTCCTGAGCATGCTTTGGGGGTAAATATGATAAAAACAGCGGAAAAAGCAGGTATGCCCATAAAATTCCCGGTACAGGGCCATCCCGAATTGAGAGCATTGCTTTTGATAGACTGA
- a CDS encoding class I SAM-dependent methyltransferase → MSSVRPETFSESKTGKEEIESTFKWQMSTDGPETYEECIVSTWMDDWALNLIEAGHIGPNQRVLDVACGTGIMARRAAALVGPEGRFASVDLNEGMLRVACRCAEQTGVTGIEWYHCDVTQMPFSNGEFDIVLCQQGLQFFPDKLGALQEIKRVLVPHGTLALSVWGRPENSPHVMVICDVFTEFFGPDSTQMFQVACCLSSHDLLNDLLREAGFSNISIKTEVKVAHHPSFARFLPAYFSIFPVASLISELTDEERNRMFHCIERRLAPWIEKGALAIPTENNILTAENG, encoded by the coding sequence ATGAGTTCAGTGCGTCCAGAAACCTTTTCTGAATCTAAAACCGGGAAAGAGGAGATTGAATCCACCTTCAAATGGCAGATGAGTACCGATGGTCCTGAAACATATGAGGAGTGTATAGTTTCAACATGGATGGATGACTGGGCACTGAACCTTATCGAAGCTGGACATATTGGCCCAAATCAACGAGTTTTAGATGTTGCTTGTGGCACTGGTATCATGGCACGAAGAGCAGCAGCATTAGTAGGGCCGGAAGGAAGGTTTGCGTCCGTAGATCTCAACGAAGGAATGCTCCGGGTGGCCTGCAGGTGTGCTGAACAAACAGGTGTAACAGGTATTGAGTGGTATCACTGTGATGTAACACAGATGCCTTTTTCAAATGGGGAATTTGACATCGTTCTATGCCAGCAGGGACTTCAGTTTTTCCCTGACAAATTAGGAGCTCTTCAGGAGATAAAACGAGTTCTTGTGCCACATGGGACCCTGGCACTCAGTGTATGGGGCCGCCCTGAAAACAGCCCGCACGTGATGGTCATTTGTGATGTTTTCACAGAATTTTTTGGCCCGGATTCAACACAGATGTTCCAGGTGGCATGTTGTCTTTCCAGTCATGATCTGCTCAACGATCTGCTCCGGGAGGCTGGTTTTTCAAACATTTCCATAAAAACAGAGGTGAAAGTCGCCCACCATCCCTCATTCGCACGATTCCTTCCTGCATATTTCTCCATTTTTCCTGTCGCCTCCCTTATTTCAGAACTTACTGATGAGGAACGAAACCGGATGTTTCATTGCATAGAAAGGAGACTTGCGCCATGGATTGAAAAGGGTGCTCTTGCAATCCCTACAGAAAATAATATCCTGACAGCGGAAAATGGGTAA
- a CDS encoding transglutaminase-like domain-containing protein, producing MRYVLFVFGLSLFLTSVCIADNLPADDFYMSGIHEYLNGSYEKAGDLFNKSMVAYDQEGDVDNARRALGMRNRAFWILVEMPLNRTTAENNLKQSFPSLSENDISRILQPGNSIQIDSDGQTRYFYNIANNVAYHNITIMQDNSRKTNHSPFFDEVFPLISNNTSFTGWYGNPHTFMAKSSVSLPRNVLPANGTLEVWMPLPIETDSQKDIKILDIQPQQYISSDPVTSGDLGQVYFTIPLNEMDSQFINLSADYEFTTDEQRFVIDPDSIEPYDTSSDLYREYTASQPNIEINPEIRNLSSSIVGDENNPYRKAKLIYDYIIHTYPYSNVPHTYLVGSQIPESTYMFDTGFGDCGTQSMFFAALCRAAGIPARATGGYQLAPGLAGPHFWAEFYLQGYGWIPADVTIAESSDWAFDKTDSDRNRFKDYYFGNLDPYRYTIQNDVDISFTPDPGNDIIMNMVHQTPALVCRESREDVELLGMQCWNITLSEVD from the coding sequence ATGAGATACGTCCTTTTTGTCTTTGGGTTATCGTTATTCCTTACCTCTGTCTGCATTGCAGACAATCTCCCTGCTGATGACTTCTATATGTCCGGAATACATGAATACCTCAATGGTTCCTATGAGAAAGCTGGCGATTTGTTCAACAAGTCCATGGTTGCATATGATCAGGAAGGAGATGTTGACAATGCACGAAGAGCTCTTGGTATGAGGAATAGGGCTTTTTGGATTCTGGTTGAGATGCCGCTCAATAGAACCACAGCGGAAAATAATCTTAAGCAATCCTTTCCCAGTCTTTCAGAGAATGATATATCCCGCATTCTTCAGCCGGGTAATTCAATTCAGATAGACTCAGATGGTCAGACCAGGTATTTCTACAACATTGCAAATAATGTAGCATATCACAATATCACGATAATGCAGGATAATTCCCGGAAAACAAATCATTCCCCATTCTTTGATGAAGTATTCCCACTGATAAGCAATAACACCTCTTTTACCGGTTGGTATGGCAATCCACATACGTTTATGGCAAAAAGTTCAGTTTCACTTCCCCGTAATGTACTGCCTGCAAACGGAACCCTGGAGGTCTGGATGCCCCTGCCTATTGAGACAGATAGTCAGAAGGATATAAAAATTCTCGATATTCAGCCTCAACAGTACATATCTTCAGATCCGGTGACATCCGGGGATCTTGGGCAGGTGTACTTTACGATTCCGCTTAATGAGATGGATAGTCAGTTCATCAATCTCTCGGCAGATTACGAATTTACAACAGATGAGCAACGATTTGTCATAGACCCGGATTCGATTGAACCTTATGACACTTCAAGCGATTTGTACCGGGAATATACAGCATCACAACCGAATATCGAAATTAATCCAGAGATCCGGAATCTCAGTTCCTCCATCGTTGGTGATGAAAACAATCCATACCGTAAAGCAAAACTGATTTATGACTACATTATTCATACATATCCATACAGTAACGTACCCCATACCTACCTTGTAGGGTCGCAGATACCAGAGTCGACATATATGTTTGATACCGGTTTTGGAGACTGTGGTACTCAAAGTATGTTCTTCGCGGCTCTCTGCCGGGCTGCCGGAATTCCTGCACGGGCAACTGGTGGGTACCAACTTGCACCAGGTCTTGCCGGACCCCATTTCTGGGCTGAGTTCTATCTCCAGGGATATGGCTGGATTCCTGCTGATGTCACAATTGCAGAGAGTTCAGACTGGGCTTTTGACAAGACTGATTCAGATCGAAACCGGTTCAAGGATTATTATTTTGGGAATCTGGACCCCTATCGGTACACGATTCAGAATGATGTCGATATCTCCTTCACTCCAGATCCGGGAAATGACATCATTATGAACATGGTCCATCAGACACCTGCACTGGTCTGTCGTGAAAGCAGAGAAGATGTAGAACTGCTAGGCATGCAATGCTGGAATATTACTCTGTCAGAAGTTGACTAA
- a CDS encoding TetR/AcrR family transcriptional regulator, whose product MFSTGGGNNYSISMPKVVPEYKEEAKRRIINAAIDVIAERGSDQLTFDRVAKKIGVTKGAVYWYFKTKDELIIAVMKKFKCDFERITFDSFYNRSLEETFLQIFDTFTLTDNRQRAIFFEMFAQAIRSSDIRHATRDYYTGLVATFEDVIEKGQKQQIVNSKVDPHTLALLMVALYSGLQNYELVWMCPEEIRDLWIKGMNLLFECKSVDSSEHK is encoded by the coding sequence TTGTTTTCAACTGGCGGGGGAAATAATTACTCAATATCAATGCCAAAAGTCGTCCCCGAGTATAAAGAAGAAGCGAAACGGCGAATTATCAATGCAGCAATCGATGTGATTGCTGAAAGGGGATCTGACCAGTTAACCTTTGATCGAGTGGCAAAAAAGATAGGTGTCACAAAAGGGGCGGTATATTGGTATTTTAAAACTAAGGATGAACTTATTATCGCCGTGATGAAGAAATTCAAGTGCGATTTTGAGAGAATTACCTTTGATTCATTCTACAATCGTTCACTTGAAGAGACATTCCTCCAGATATTTGATACGTTTACTCTGACTGATAACCGGCAACGAGCCATTTTTTTTGAGATGTTTGCACAAGCTATCCGAAGTTCTGATATAAGGCATGCTACACGTGATTATTATACAGGTCTTGTTGCCACATTTGAAGATGTAATTGAAAAAGGACAGAAACAACAAATTGTTAATTCAAAAGTGGATCCACATACCTTAGCACTTTTAATGGTTGCATTATATTCCGGATTACAGAATTATGAGCTTGTCTGGATGTGCCCGGAGGAGATTAGGGATCTCTGGATTAAAGGGATGAATCTTCTTTTTGAATGTAAATCTGTGGATTCTTCCGAACATAAATAA
- a CDS encoding MBL fold metallo-hydrolase has translation MALNLKSADKIEITVLVDNYIDIFVPSSTPIDHRLPFDPSRELLAEHGFSCLIQVIDGGEKHTILLDAGLSRRCMLWNAGFLGISLSDIEAVVLSHGHFDHIGGLYEFFSNVEGNMPLILHPDALLRRRLNNPVRGPVDLPQVDQKTLTESGAKICLSSEPSLLGKGCLLVTGEVDRKISFETGMPGMEMYMNETWVPDPILDDQALVFHVRNKGLIILSGCAHAGIINTVQYSQKITGSSHVHAVLGGFHLTGPAFESRIMPTITAMKEINPDFIVPMHCTGWNAINSFSENIPGKCILNTVGTTYIF, from the coding sequence ATGGCTTTAAATTTAAAATCAGCAGACAAGATCGAGATTACGGTGTTAGTTGATAACTACATTGACATCTTTGTACCATCGTCCACACCCATAGATCATCGGCTGCCTTTTGATCCTTCTCGTGAACTTCTGGCAGAACATGGTTTTTCCTGCTTAATCCAGGTGATTGACGGAGGGGAAAAGCATACGATTCTGCTGGATGCCGGACTTTCACGCAGATGTATGCTTTGGAATGCAGGTTTCCTTGGGATCTCATTATCAGATATTGAGGCTGTGGTTCTTAGCCATGGCCACTTCGATCACATCGGGGGTCTTTACGAGTTTTTTTCAAATGTTGAGGGGAATATGCCGCTCATTCTCCATCCTGATGCATTGCTCAGGCGAAGACTCAACAATCCGGTAAGAGGGCCGGTTGATCTGCCACAGGTCGATCAGAAAACTCTCACTGAATCCGGGGCAAAGATCTGTCTATCCAGTGAACCCTCACTTCTGGGTAAAGGTTGTTTGCTTGTGACTGGAGAGGTAGATCGTAAAATCTCGTTTGAGACCGGGATGCCAGGAATGGAAATGTATATGAATGAAACATGGGTGCCAGATCCAATACTGGATGACCAGGCACTGGTGTTCCATGTCAGAAATAAAGGTCTAATTATTCTGAGCGGATGTGCTCATGCAGGAATCATCAATACTGTTCAATATTCACAAAAAATAACCGGGTCATCGCATGTTCATGCTGTTCTAGGTGGATTTCATCTTACCGGTCCTGCATTTGAATCCCGGATTATGCCTACAATCACTGCAATGAAAGAGATCAATCCTGATTTTATCGTTCCAATGCACTGCACCGGGTGGAATGCTATCAATAGTTTTTCAGAAAATATCCCCGGAAAATGTATTCTGAATACTGTCGGAACCACGTATATATTCTGA
- a CDS encoding pyridoxal phosphate-dependent aminotransferase, protein MIDARVDRIQQPDTIRFSQLVSEQKKTCQASACCDSVFSFGKAESPFPIPDDIRIEISGKSCPGTLADPAGLPELREAVSGFYARNYNISADPDRVIIGHGVKGLVLPIFTIIAGSVIVPSPGWLGYLPQLRILNKPYYRLYDHFPSQYKIRPPQLAAMLKGLVKSQHLLILNNPGYPTGNLYTESDLREIASICREYNTLVLANEAYSLLTYDLSKFISMGTVYPEGTFVLNGLSMDRSAGGLRIGTCILPEGSDQILKNEFIKILATVYTAAVTPVQQAAIPAYLPNTAMDTYLHDTREVHRIMTTQLATRCAAIEGVRTIIPEGGFSFMADLNSMIAAIRAAGVQYSNDLAPAMIQHPYHIATVTGEAMMAGYDDFYIRFSATDYDGTAALESYHSSPPQTSSEEEAFFMKHGARMAAGMEMFSRWISDIRSGNFKFEKKID, encoded by the coding sequence ATGATTGATGCACGGGTGGACCGAATTCAGCAGCCTGATACCATACGGTTCAGCCAACTGGTATCTGAACAGAAGAAAACGTGCCAGGCATCTGCATGTTGTGATTCTGTTTTTTCGTTTGGGAAAGCAGAATCTCCGTTTCCAATTCCTGATGATATCAGAATAGAGATATCTGGAAAGTCATGTCCTGGAACCCTTGCTGACCCAGCCGGACTGCCGGAGCTCAGGGAAGCGGTAAGTGGATTTTATGCAAGAAATTATAATATCTCTGCAGATCCTGACCGGGTTATTATTGGCCACGGGGTCAAAGGCTTGGTTCTTCCGATTTTCACCATTATTGCTGGTTCAGTTATTGTTCCTTCACCCGGGTGGCTTGGATACCTGCCGCAACTGAGAATCTTAAATAAACCCTATTACCGGTTATATGATCATTTTCCGTCACAATACAAGATTCGTCCGCCACAACTCGCTGCCATGTTGAAAGGACTTGTTAAATCGCAGCATCTTTTAATCCTGAACAATCCCGGATATCCGACCGGGAACCTCTACACAGAGAGCGATCTCCGGGAGATTGCATCTATTTGTCGTGAGTATAACACACTCGTCCTCGCAAATGAGGCATACAGCCTTCTCACCTATGACCTGTCAAAGTTTATCAGCATGGGTACAGTTTATCCGGAAGGGACATTTGTTTTGAATGGACTTTCGATGGATCGATCAGCAGGCGGGCTTCGTATCGGTACGTGTATTCTGCCTGAGGGATCTGATCAGATCCTAAAAAATGAGTTCATCAAAATTCTTGCAACCGTGTACACAGCAGCAGTGACACCAGTGCAGCAGGCTGCCATACCTGCCTATCTTCCAAATACTGCGATGGATACGTATCTGCATGACACACGGGAAGTTCATCGTATAATGACTACGCAACTCGCTACCCGATGTGCAGCAATAGAGGGAGTCAGAACGATCATTCCTGAAGGTGGTTTTTCATTTATGGCTGATCTCAATAGTATGATAGCCGCAATCAGGGCAGCTGGTGTCCAGTACTCGAATGATCTTGCCCCTGCGATGATACAGCATCCATACCATATCGCTACAGTGACCGGTGAAGCGATGATGGCAGGGTACGATGATTTTTACATCCGGTTCTCAGCAACTGATTATGATGGCACGGCAGCACTGGAGTCATACCACTCTTCTCCTCCTCAAACTTCTTCTGAAGAAGAGGCGTTTTTCATGAAGCACGGAGCACGAATGGCAGCCGGAATGGAGATGTTTAGTCGATGGATCAGTGATATCAGATCAGGAAATTTCAAGTTCGAGAAAAAAATTGATTAA